In Humulus lupulus chromosome 7, drHumLupu1.1, whole genome shotgun sequence, the following are encoded in one genomic region:
- the LOC133791044 gene encoding histone H2B-like, which yields MAPKAEKKPAEKKPAFEKPTEEKKTVAEKVPAEKKPKAGKKLPKEGGASVGDKKKKRTKKSVETYKIYIFKVLKQVHPDIGISSKAMGIMNSFINDIFEKLAQEASRLARYNKKPTITSREIQTAVRLVLPGELAKHAVSEGTKAVTKFTSS from the coding sequence ATGGCGCCAAAGGCAGAGAAGAAGCCCGCTGAGAAGAAGCCAGCCTTCGAGAAACCCACGGAGGAGAAGAAAACTGTGGCGGAGAAGGTACCAGCCGAGAAGAAACCCAAGGCTGGCAAGAAGCTCCCAAAGGAAGGCGGTGCTTCCGTCGGggacaagaagaagaaaagaacgaAAAAGAGCGTGGAAACCTACAAGATCTACATCTTTAAGGTCTTGAAGCAGGTTCATCCCGATATCGGAATTTCTAGCAAGGCCATGGGTATTATGAACAgcttcatcaacgacatctttGAGAAGCTGGCACAGGAGGCATCGAGACTCGCTAGATACAACAAGAAGCCCACGATTACTTCTCGGGAGATCCAGACCGCTGTGAGGCTTGTGCTGCCCGGCGAATTGGCGAAGCATGCCGTTTCTGAGGGGACCAAGGCGGTGACTAAATTTACTAGCTCTTGA